In Pseudomonas campi, the sequence GAGGCCAGCAGTACCGGTCGGGATTGCGCGCCCCAGTGCCGTGATTCAAGCCAGGCAATACACCCCCATAGGGCTTCGCCCTCACTAGACAGGATTTCACATGTCCTTTGCCTCCCTCGGTCTCTCCGAGGCTTTAGTCCGTGCGGTCGAAGCCGCCGGCTACACCCAACCCACACCGGTGCAACAGCGGGCCATTCCCGCCGCGTTGCAAGGTCGCGACCTGATGGTGGCGGCTCAGACGGGTACGGGTAAAACCGGCGGCTTCGCCCTGCCGATCCTCGAGCGCCTGTTCCCCAACGGTCACCCGGACCGCGAACAGCGCCACGGCCCCAAACAACCGCGCGTACTGGTCCTGACCCCCACCCGCGAACTGGCCGCCCAGGTGCACGACAGCTTCAAGCTGTATGCCCGCGATTTGCATTTCGTCAGCGCCTGCATCTTCGGCGGCGTTGGCATGAACCCGCAGGTGCAGGCCCTGGCCAAGGGCGTCGATGTCCTGGTGGCCTGCCCCGGTCGCCTGCTCGACCTGGCCAACCAGCGCGCCATCGACCTGTCGCACGTGGAAATCCTGGTCCTCGACGAAGCCGACCGCATGCTCGACATGGGCTTCATCCATGACGTGAAGAAGGTCCTCGCCAAGCTGCCCGCGCAGCGGCAGAACCTGCTGTTCTCGGCGACCTTCTCCAAGGACATCACCGACCTCGCCGGCAAGCTGCTGCACAACCCGGAGCGCATCGAGGTCACCCCGCCGAACACCACGGTCGAGCGCATCGAACAGTGCATCTACCGCCTGCCGGCCAGCCACAAGCGCGCCCTGCTCGCCCACCTGATCACCCAGGGTGCATGGGAACAGGTGCTGGTGTTCACCCGCACCAAGCACGGCGCCAACCGCCTGGCCGAATACCTCGACAAGCATGGCCTGTCGGCCGTGGCGATCCACGGCAACAAGAGCCAGAACGCCCGCACCAAGGCCCTGGCCGACTTCAAGGCAGGTGATGTGCGCATCCTGGTCGCCACCGACATCGCCGCCCGTGGCCTGGACATCGACCAGCTGCCGCACGTGGTCAACTTCGAGCTGCCCAATGTCGAGGAAGACTACGTGCACCGCATCGGCCGTACCGGCCGGGCCGGGCGTAGCGGCGAGGCGATCTCTCTGGTGGCGCCGGACGAGGAGAAGCTGCTCAAGGGCATCGAGCGGATGACCAAGCAGCGCATTCGCGACGGCAACACCATGGGCTTCGATCCGTCCACCGTCGAAGTTGAAAAACCGGAAGTGCGCGGCCCGCGCCCGGAGCGCCAGCCGCGCGCCGATCGCCCGCGTCACGAAGCGAAGAAGCCGGAAGGCGCCGCCGTGGACAAGGAAAAGCGCTCGAACAACCGCCGCGACCGCCTCAAGCCGCAAGGCCAGGCCGCCGCCGGCGAGCAGCAGCCACGCCAGGCCCGTGAGCCGCGCGAGCCCCGTGCTCCGCGTGAGCAGCGCGAACCCCGCGCCGCCCGCGAGCCGAAGGCGCCGCTGACGCCGCCGCCAAATCGTGATCCGGAAGAATTCCTCGACGACGAGTTCGACAACTTTGGCAACCGCGCGGACTACGTACCCGTGCCGGCCAAACCGCAAGGGCGCGCCAACCCGCGTCGCGGTGGCCAGCCGGGCCAACCCGCGCAGGGTCGTAGCCAGGGCAAACCGCAAGGTCAGGGCCAGGGTCCACGCCAAGGCGCTGGTGGCCAGGGCAGCGGCAAGCCGAAGACCGGCCAACGTCCGCAAGGCCAGGGCCGTAACGGTTCGGGCCAGGGCCGCGGCGCCGGTGCTCCACGTCGCGATGACGTGCGCCAGGAGCGTCAGGAACCGGCCGTGCAGACCAAGCAGCCGCTGATCATCCGCAAGGGTGAGCGCCTGCCGACGCCGGAACAGCTGGACAGCCTGGCTGCCAGCCGTCCGCGCGGCGAGAAGCCGGCACTACTGACGCGCAAGTCTGAGCAGGAATAAAGAACCTGCCTAGGATCTCTTGATCGTCGGCCATGCTTCGTTGAAATTGGGCTCGGGCTGCTCATTTACAGCCCGTAAACTCCGCGCCCTCGCCCAATTTCGCCTTGCCCGGCTCTAGCTCAAAAGATCCTAAACAGGCTCTGAAGCGTTTCACCTGCCCATGAAAAAGCCGGCTTAGTGCCGGCTTTTTCGTATCTGCAGCAGACTGCGGCGAAGTTACTCGCGCACACCCTCTACCGACAGGATCAGCTCGACTTCCTGGGAAGCCGGGCCGAGGTCCTTCTGGATGTCGAAGTCCTTCAGCTTGAGCGTGGTGCTGCCTTCGAAGCCGGCACGGTAGCCGCCCCATGGGTCGCTGCCTTCGCCGAGGAACTTGGCCTTGATCACCACCGGCTTGGTCACACCGTTGAGGGTCAGGTTGCCGGTGATATCGGCGGTGTCTGCACCGGTCGACTTGACCGAAGTGGAGGCGAAGCTCGCGGTGGGGTTCTTCTCGACGTTGAGGAAGTCGCCGCTGCGCAGGTGCTTGTCGCGCTCGGCGTGGTTGGAGTCGACGCTGGCGGTGTTGATGCTGACGTTGACCTTGCTCGCCTCCGGCGCCTTGGCGTCGAAGCTGAAGCTGCCGTCGAAGTCCTTGAAGGTGCCGTACAGCCAGCTGTAGCCAAGGTGGCTGATCTTGAAGTTGATGAAGGCGTGCTGGCCTTGCTTGTCGATGGCGTAGTCGGCGGCCATGGCCTGGCCGGCGAACAGGGCGGCACCCAGGGTGAGGGCGGCGAGGGATTGCTTGAGCATTGTTCAGTCTCCTTGTGGGTTAGGTTACTTGCTGGCACGACCGAGCATGCGCGTCAGCGTCGCATCACGGTCGATGAAGTGATGTTTAAGGGCCGCCAGGGCATGCAGGCCGGCAAAAACCACCAGCCCCCAGGCGAGGTATTCATGCACCAGGCCGGCGATATCGGCCTGATCGGGAATGCTGGTCAGGGTCGCCGGAATCTCGAACAGGCCGAACAGGCTGATGCCCCGGCCATCGGCGGTGGAGATCAGGTAGCCGGAGAGCATCAGCACGAACAGGCCCAGGTACAGCGCGGCATGGCCGAGTTTGGACGCTAGCTGGGTCAGCTTGCCGTGGTTGCTCGGCGCCAGTGGCGGCGGGCTGAGCAAACGCCACAGCAGGCGGGCCAGCATCAGGGCGAAGAGGGTCAGGCCGATGCTTTTATGCAGATCGGGCGCGGTGCGGTACCAGCTGCTGTAGTAGTCCAGGCCGACCATCCACAGGCCCAGGCCGAACAGGCCGAAAACCACCAGGGCGACAACCCAGTGCAGCAGGATGCTGACCAGGCCATAGCGGGAACTCGAATTGCGCCATTGCATTGCGAAACGTCCGTGAAAAGCGATTGAGCAAGCCTAGCGGCAAATCCATCGATTTAAAGCGGAAAATTTCGCTTCGAAATATCGAGTAAATAGATAGTTCTACGCAGGCGGCCAGGCGCGGATTAGTCCGGTGCGGAGCCGCAAGGTTCACCGGCAAGAGCCTGAACGGCCCCGTTCCACAGACAGACGGCGTAGCCCGGATGCAATCCGGGAGCAAGGTATCGACCTGCAACTTTCCCGGATTGCATCCGGGCTACGGATTTACCCGCCGAACAGTCGCGCGAAGAAACCAGGCTTGGCCTGTTTGTCGTGCTTGGTCGCAGGCGTGCTCGGCGCAGCAGATTTGGCGGCCTGGCCCGGCGCGGCGATGGTCTTGCCGGCCTGCAGCTCGACGGCCTGGCTGGCGGCGCGCTGGCCACTGCGCAGGGCGCCTTCGAGGGTGCCCGGATAGAGCGCATCGCTGTGCTCACCGGCGAACAGCACGCGGCCCAGCGGCTGTTCCCACAGGCGCCAGTACTGGCTGATCTCGCCCGGCCCGTAGGCCAGGTAGGCACCGCCAATCAGCGCGTCCTTGCCGTAGCGGCGCAGCTCGTAGCCGCTGAACTGCTCACGGGCGCCCGGGTAGTGTTCGTCGAAGCGGATCAGCACCTGGTCGACCATCTGCCGGTCGCCGAAGGCATTGAGCAGACGGG encodes:
- a CDS encoding DEAD/DEAH box helicase, whose translation is MSFASLGLSEALVRAVEAAGYTQPTPVQQRAIPAALQGRDLMVAAQTGTGKTGGFALPILERLFPNGHPDREQRHGPKQPRVLVLTPTRELAAQVHDSFKLYARDLHFVSACIFGGVGMNPQVQALAKGVDVLVACPGRLLDLANQRAIDLSHVEILVLDEADRMLDMGFIHDVKKVLAKLPAQRQNLLFSATFSKDITDLAGKLLHNPERIEVTPPNTTVERIEQCIYRLPASHKRALLAHLITQGAWEQVLVFTRTKHGANRLAEYLDKHGLSAVAIHGNKSQNARTKALADFKAGDVRILVATDIAARGLDIDQLPHVVNFELPNVEEDYVHRIGRTGRAGRSGEAISLVAPDEEKLLKGIERMTKQRIRDGNTMGFDPSTVEVEKPEVRGPRPERQPRADRPRHEAKKPEGAAVDKEKRSNNRRDRLKPQGQAAAGEQQPRQAREPREPRAPREQREPRAAREPKAPLTPPPNRDPEEFLDDEFDNFGNRADYVPVPAKPQGRANPRRGGQPGQPAQGRSQGKPQGQGQGPRQGAGGQGSGKPKTGQRPQGQGRNGSGQGRGAGAPRRDDVRQERQEPAVQTKQPLIIRKGERLPTPEQLDSLAASRPRGEKPALLTRKSEQE
- a CDS encoding cytochrome b, with translation MQWRNSSSRYGLVSILLHWVVALVVFGLFGLGLWMVGLDYYSSWYRTAPDLHKSIGLTLFALMLARLLWRLLSPPPLAPSNHGKLTQLASKLGHAALYLGLFVLMLSGYLISTADGRGISLFGLFEIPATLTSIPDQADIAGLVHEYLAWGLVVFAGLHALAALKHHFIDRDATLTRMLGRASK
- a CDS encoding YceI family protein: MLKQSLAALTLGAALFAGQAMAADYAIDKQGQHAFINFKISHLGYSWLYGTFKDFDGSFSFDAKAPEASKVNVSINTASVDSNHAERDKHLRSGDFLNVEKNPTASFASTSVKSTGADTADITGNLTLNGVTKPVVIKAKFLGEGSDPWGGYRAGFEGSTTLKLKDFDIQKDLGPASQEVELILSVEGVRE